One genomic segment of Bos javanicus breed banteng chromosome 23, ARS-OSU_banteng_1.0, whole genome shotgun sequence includes these proteins:
- the LOC133235993 gene encoding olfactory receptor 2G3-like — MTMINESLAGDFILVGFSDHPQLEKILFAVVLISYLLTLVGNTAIILISYLDPMLHTPMYYFLTHLSFVDLCFTTSIAPQLLWNLRGPYKTISPTGCAIQLYVSLALGSTECVLLAVMAFDRYAAVCRPLHYATDMHSRLCQSLVGMAWLSGVGNTLIQGTITLRLPRCGNRRIYHFICEVPAMVKLACVNIHANEVQLFMASLVLLLLPLTLILISYGCIAQAVMRIRSAQAWRKALGTCGSHLLVVTLFYGTITAVYIQPNSSYAHSQGKFITLLYTIVTPTLNPLIYTLRNKDVKGALRRLVQKDRAQQSEKL, encoded by the coding sequence ATGACAATGATTAATGAGAGTTTGGCAGGGGATTTCATACTGGTGGGCTTCTCCGACCACCCACAGCTTGAGAAGATCCTCTTTGCGGTTGTGTTAATCTCCTATCTCCTGACACTGGTTGGCAACACAGCAATCATCTTGATCTCTTATCTGGATCCCATGCTCCACACACCCATGTATTATTTTCTTACCCATCTCTCCTTTGTTGACCTCTGCTTTACCACCAGCATCGCTCCCCAACTTCTATGGAACCTCCGTGGTCCATACAAGACAATCAGTCCTACAGGCTGTGCCATTCAACTCTATGTATCCCTTGCACTGGGATCCACTGAATGTGTTCTCCTAGCTGTCATGGCATTTGATCGCTATGCTGCTGTTTGTCGACCACTCCATTATGCCACAGATATGCACTCACGACTTTGCCAGTCTCTGGTAGGAATGGCGTGGTTGAGTGGAGTGGGCAACACCCTAATTCAGGGCACCATCACCCTTCGGCTGCCCCGCTGTGGGAACCGCAGGATTTACCACTTCATCTGTGAAGTGCCTGCCATGGTCAAGTTGGCCTGTGTAAACATTCATGCCAATGAGGTCCAGCTCTTCATGGCTTCCTTGgtgcttctcctcctccctctgacaCTTATTTTGATCTCATATGGATGCATTGCTCAAGCAGTAATGAGGATCAGGTCAGCTCAAGCCTGGCGAAAAGCCCTTGGCACTTGTGGGTCCCACCTCTTGGTAGTAACTCTCTTCTATGGAACCATCACAGCTGTCTATATCCAGCCCAACAGCTCTTATGCCCACAGTCAAGGAAAGTTCATAACCCTTTTGTATACCATTGTAACTCCTACCCTTAACCCTCTCATTTACACTCTGAGAAACAAAGATGTAAAGGGGGCTTTAAGGAGGCTGGTACAGAAAGATAGGGCACAGCAGAGTGAGAAACTCTGA